In Lagopus muta isolate bLagMut1 chromosome 20, bLagMut1 primary, whole genome shotgun sequence, the following proteins share a genomic window:
- the C20H17orf97 gene encoding protein LIAT1 isoform X1: MREWQPRGAPWLSCGPSAALCVTAMRRAMLGPSQEDKPRPALAPWLSWRHHQAAGGRGEMEGRTLRRGTKQGGSGAATVASRRQGAKGCTQGLEKPAEQSTAAMQGAGKHHRKPRKLKARPAAHREDFGRGKNSDSTQSKAKGAQVGTEVSTVSSSASTVPDCSQTALSLSAQFKESLRWDGILEDPAAEEERLQTYRLNRRKRYELYLQQHCPTAGHHPSH, translated from the exons ATGAGGGAATGGCAGCCCCGTGGTGCCCCATGGCTGAGCTGCGGTCCCTCTGCAGCGCTGTGTGTCACTGCCATGCGCAGAGCAATGCTGGGTCCCAGCCAAGAGGACAAGCCCAGGCCAGCCCTGGCTCCATGGCTGTCCTGGAGACATCACCAAGCAGCAGGAGGACGCGGGGAGATGGAGGGGAGAACGCTGAGGAGAGGAACAAAACAGGGAG GCTCGGGAGCTGCCACAGTGGCAAGTAGACGTCAGGGGGCCAAGGGCTGCACACAGGGCCTGGAgaagccagcagagcagagcactgctgccatGCAAGGAG CAGGAAAACACCACCGCAAACCCAGAAAGCTGAAGGCTCGCCCTGCTGCACACCGTGAGGACTTTGGCCGTGGGAAGAACTCTGACTCAACCCAAAGTAAAGCCAAAGGGGCACAGGTGGGCACGGAGGTCAGCACTGTTTCATCATCAGCTTCCACCGTTCCAGACTGCAGCCAaacagctctcagcctttctgctCAGTTTAAGGAAAGCCTTCGGTGGGATGGGATCCTGGAGGACCCCGCAGCGGAGGAGGAGAGGCTGCAAACCTACAGGCTGAACAGAAGGAAGCGGTATGAGCTGTACCTGCAGCAACActgccccactgcagggcaTCACCCATcacactga
- the RFLNB gene encoding refilin-B → MVGRLSLREVPELPDARKRGDAGLDSPDSGLPPSPGPAHPHWPLSAGSPERTAHNGLPEPETHASVSAAANSTFSPSPALSSCPPRLCPLSFGEGVEFDPLPPKEIRYTSSVKYDSEKHFIDDVYMPVGFSVSSCSQTIVCVPDCTWRSYKAELRFQPRNKAQRFTSTTIVYPKHAKTVYTTTLDYNCRKSLRRFLSSVELETSECFGSDCVLDGC, encoded by the exons ATGGTGGGGCGGCTCAGCCTGCGCGAAGTTCCCGAGCTGCCCGACGCCAGGAAGCGGGGCGACGCGGGGCTCGACAGCCCCGACTCCgggctgccccccagccccgGACCCGCCCATCCACACTGGCCGCTCTCCGCCGGGAGTCCGGAGCGAACCGCGCACAACGGACTGCCGGAACCCGAAACCCACGCGTCCGTCTCCGCGGCTGCG AATTCCACGttctctcccagccctgctctctcCAGCTGCCCTCCAAGACTGTGTCCTTTATCCTTTGGTGAAGGCGTTGAGTTTGACCCTTTGCCACCAAAGGAAATAAG GTACACCTCCTCAGTGAAATACGACTCAGAGAAGCACTTCATCGACGACGTCTACATGCCCGTGGGCTTCAGCGTTTCCTCCTGCAGCCAAACCATCGTCTGCGTCCCCGACTGCACGTGGCGCAGCTACAAAGCCGAGCTGCGTTTCCAGCCCCGCAACAAAGCCCAGCGCTTCACCAGCACCACCATCGTCTACCCGAAGCACGCCAAGACTGTGTACACCACCACCCTGGATTACAACTGCCGCAAATCCCTGCGGCGTTTCCTCTCCAGCGTCGAGCTGGAAACCTCTGAGTGTTTCGGGAGCGATTGCGTCCTGGATGGCTGCTGA
- the C20H17orf97 gene encoding protein LIAT1 isoform X2, translating into MREWQPRGAPWLSCGPSAALCVTAMRRAMLGPSQEDKPRPALAPWLSWRHHQAAGGRGEMEGRTLRRGTKQGGSGAATVASRRQGAKGCTQGLEKPAEQSTAAMQGGKHHRKPRKLKARPAAHREDFGRGKNSDSTQSKAKGAQVGTEVSTVSSSASTVPDCSQTALSLSAQFKESLRWDGILEDPAAEEERLQTYRLNRRKRYELYLQQHCPTAGHHPSH; encoded by the exons ATGAGGGAATGGCAGCCCCGTGGTGCCCCATGGCTGAGCTGCGGTCCCTCTGCAGCGCTGTGTGTCACTGCCATGCGCAGAGCAATGCTGGGTCCCAGCCAAGAGGACAAGCCCAGGCCAGCCCTGGCTCCATGGCTGTCCTGGAGACATCACCAAGCAGCAGGAGGACGCGGGGAGATGGAGGGGAGAACGCTGAGGAGAGGAACAAAACAGGGAG GCTCGGGAGCTGCCACAGTGGCAAGTAGACGTCAGGGGGCCAAGGGCTGCACACAGGGCCTGGAgaagccagcagagcagagcactgctgccatGCAAGGAG GAAAACACCACCGCAAACCCAGAAAGCTGAAGGCTCGCCCTGCTGCACACCGTGAGGACTTTGGCCGTGGGAAGAACTCTGACTCAACCCAAAGTAAAGCCAAAGGGGCACAGGTGGGCACGGAGGTCAGCACTGTTTCATCATCAGCTTCCACCGTTCCAGACTGCAGCCAaacagctctcagcctttctgctCAGTTTAAGGAAAGCCTTCGGTGGGATGGGATCCTGGAGGACCCCGCAGCGGAGGAGGAGAGGCTGCAAACCTACAGGCTGAACAGAAGGAAGCGGTATGAGCTGTACCTGCAGCAACActgccccactgcagggcaTCACCCATcacactga
- the C20H17orf97 gene encoding protein LIAT1 isoform X3, producing MREWQPRGAPWLSCGPSAALCVTAMRRAMLGPSQEDKPRPALAPWLSWRHHQAAGGRGEMEGRTLRRGTKQGGSGAATVASRRQGAKGCTQGLEKPAEQSTAAMQGAGKHHRKPRKLKARPAAHREDFGRGKNSDSTQSKAKGAQFKESLRWDGILEDPAAEEERLQTYRLNRRKRYELYLQQHCPTAGHHPSH from the exons ATGAGGGAATGGCAGCCCCGTGGTGCCCCATGGCTGAGCTGCGGTCCCTCTGCAGCGCTGTGTGTCACTGCCATGCGCAGAGCAATGCTGGGTCCCAGCCAAGAGGACAAGCCCAGGCCAGCCCTGGCTCCATGGCTGTCCTGGAGACATCACCAAGCAGCAGGAGGACGCGGGGAGATGGAGGGGAGAACGCTGAGGAGAGGAACAAAACAGGGAG GCTCGGGAGCTGCCACAGTGGCAAGTAGACGTCAGGGGGCCAAGGGCTGCACACAGGGCCTGGAgaagccagcagagcagagcactgctgccatGCAAGGAG CAGGAAAACACCACCGCAAACCCAGAAAGCTGAAGGCTCGCCCTGCTGCACACCGTGAGGACTTTGGCCGTGGGAAGAACTCTGACTCAACCCAAAGTAAAGCCAAAGGGGCACAG TTTAAGGAAAGCCTTCGGTGGGATGGGATCCTGGAGGACCCCGCAGCGGAGGAGGAGAGGCTGCAAACCTACAGGCTGAACAGAAGGAAGCGGTATGAGCTGTACCTGCAGCAACActgccccactgcagggcaTCACCCATcacactga